One genomic window of Polyangiaceae bacterium includes the following:
- a CDS encoding bifunctional UDP-sugar hydrolase/5'-nucleotidase has translation MKRWSVLLLALACACTLLLPGCPQNLPPYQARGQTRLTLLHTADIHSRLFPYALQITQSDASLGLGPAGSVSTVGGAARIAYLIGRERARSDRVLHIDGGDCFQGAPVFNFFDGEAEIRALSTMGVDAQVIANHEFDKGALNARQQFQKWASYPVLAANYLFDDLASPANPLLDNVLVPFKTFNLRGLKVGVVGMGNLSSLSSLYERPSRLGVTPLETVDVAQTYIDLLRPLVDVVVFVTHLGLGGDEEMIRKTTGIDIVLGGHNHIVLQPPKIVEDCAEVDEQGQHYINLRDADGKVTRRYCHPRRVILNHSGAFAKFVGRLDLVVSDQAEDLDFVYDPINHFEVVGSNFSLFPVTSDLPQDRAVTEVLEPYRGELDALVDLDLLVGYSPDGSRRFGTGGGDSPLGNLIASAMWRRLGIETDFSLTNTTGIRADMVPGPVTVEQMFNIFPFDNSITKMQLSGSEVQEMFDFVARRSAGRGCATQVQIAGARIVLNCKGCESPKETKCTSGDECPSNECDLSTGTCVVNACADAIYIGSNEKPCGSDADCGGQLNACDFSNRDAQGKGRCLVQIDPTGSYELATSTYLAGGGSGFVVLKKNTTQLDTKIQQRDALIDWVRGGKPCGYRAEHTTDDGLRACTVDGDCAALGPSYVCSCPENAAEAADGTCISQGSCGSAGRCILSGCRQGVADFFRQSCDDAQTAIAIASCTSKVGACQLGGEQCKYLACIDRNLGSAADARVLMVGR, from the coding sequence ATGAAGCGGTGGTCGGTCCTGTTGCTCGCGCTAGCGTGCGCGTGCACCCTGCTGCTGCCGGGTTGCCCGCAGAACTTGCCTCCCTATCAGGCGCGCGGACAGACGCGACTCACGCTGCTTCACACCGCCGACATTCATTCGCGGCTCTTCCCCTACGCGCTGCAGATCACCCAGTCCGACGCCTCCTTGGGCCTCGGCCCGGCGGGCTCCGTCTCGACCGTCGGCGGCGCCGCGCGCATTGCCTACCTGATCGGGCGTGAGCGGGCACGCTCGGACCGCGTGCTGCACATCGACGGGGGCGACTGCTTCCAGGGCGCGCCGGTGTTCAACTTCTTCGATGGCGAGGCGGAGATCCGCGCCCTCTCCACCATGGGCGTGGACGCTCAGGTGATCGCCAATCACGAGTTCGACAAGGGCGCGTTGAACGCGCGGCAGCAGTTCCAGAAGTGGGCCAGCTATCCCGTGCTGGCCGCCAACTACCTGTTCGACGATTTGGCCTCGCCGGCCAATCCCCTGCTCGACAACGTGCTCGTGCCCTTCAAGACCTTCAACCTGCGCGGGTTGAAGGTGGGCGTCGTCGGCATGGGCAACCTGTCCAGCCTCAGCTCGCTCTACGAGCGTCCCAGCCGCCTGGGGGTCACGCCCCTGGAGACCGTGGACGTGGCGCAAACCTACATCGACCTGCTCCGCCCCTTGGTGGACGTGGTGGTGTTCGTGACGCACCTGGGCCTCGGCGGGGACGAGGAGATGATCCGCAAGACCACCGGCATCGACATCGTGCTCGGCGGTCACAACCACATCGTGCTGCAGCCCCCCAAGATCGTGGAGGACTGCGCGGAAGTCGACGAGCAAGGGCAGCACTACATCAACCTGCGCGACGCGGACGGCAAGGTGACTCGTCGCTACTGCCACCCGCGGCGCGTCATCCTCAATCACTCGGGCGCCTTCGCCAAGTTCGTCGGGCGTCTGGACCTGGTGGTCAGCGACCAGGCCGAAGATCTCGACTTCGTCTACGACCCCATCAACCACTTCGAGGTCGTCGGCTCCAACTTCAGCCTGTTCCCCGTCACCAGCGACTTGCCCCAGGATCGAGCGGTCACCGAGGTGCTCGAGCCCTATCGCGGCGAGTTGGACGCGCTCGTGGATCTCGATTTGCTCGTTGGCTACTCTCCTGACGGCTCGCGCCGCTTTGGCACCGGCGGCGGCGATTCGCCTTTGGGCAACCTGATTGCCAGCGCCATGTGGCGCCGCCTGGGCATCGAGACGGACTTTTCTCTGACCAACACCACCGGCATTCGCGCGGACATGGTGCCTGGGCCCGTGACCGTGGAGCAGATGTTCAACATCTTCCCCTTCGACAACTCCATCACCAAGATGCAGCTGTCGGGCTCCGAAGTGCAGGAGATGTTCGACTTCGTGGCGCGTCGCTCCGCGGGTCGCGGCTGCGCCACGCAGGTACAAATCGCCGGCGCGCGCATCGTGCTCAACTGCAAGGGCTGCGAGAGTCCGAAAGAGACCAAGTGCACCAGCGGGGACGAGTGCCCCTCCAACGAGTGTGATCTCAGTACGGGCACGTGCGTGGTCAACGCTTGCGCGGACGCGATCTACATCGGCTCCAACGAAAAGCCTTGCGGCTCCGACGCCGACTGCGGCGGGCAGCTCAATGCCTGCGACTTCAGCAATCGCGACGCCCAGGGCAAGGGGCGCTGTCTGGTGCAGATCGATCCCACGGGCTCCTACGAGCTGGCCACCAGCACGTATCTCGCGGGCGGCGGATCCGGCTTCGTGGTGTTGAAGAAGAACACCACCCAGCTCGATACCAAGATTCAGCAGCGCGACGCGCTGATCGACTGGGTACGCGGTGGCAAGCCCTGCGGCTACCGCGCGGAGCACACCACCGACGATGGGCTGCGCGCCTGCACCGTGGATGGAGATTGCGCCGCCTTGGGACCCAGCTACGTCTGCAGCTGCCCCGAGAACGCGGCAGAGGCGGCCGACGGCACCTGCATCTCTCAGGGCAGCTGTGGCTCCGCGGGGCGCTGCATCCTGTCCGGCTGTCGCCAGGGGGTCGCGGACTTCTTCCGCCAGTCTTGCGACGACGCGCAGACGGCCATCGCCATCGCCAGTTGCACTTCCAAGGTCGGTGCTTGCCAGCTCGGCGGCGAGCAGTGCAAGTACCTGGCCTGCATCGATCGCAATCTGGGCAGCGCCGCAGACGCCCGCGTGCTGATGGTGGGACGATGA
- the hprK gene encoding HPr(Ser) kinase/phosphatase, translating to MTVYDPPDTALSVEVRDLLDDPNLGLNVRLLAGSGGLSRRISHPRIQKSGLALVGHMHGIVPERVQVLGETEISFALTQPPDEQQRAARGLFSMGLSCVVVTRGVDPPRPFVEEADRTATPLVVCAERSSSAITAIHTLLDERLAPRSRIHGVLVDVFEVGVLLLGKSGIGKSECAMELVMRGHRLVADDVIECDYKPPGMIFGQPAELLRHHIEVRGLGILNIKDLYGVTSIRERKRIDLIIRLELFKKEGHYDRIGLDEHHTEILGVPIREVVLPVRPGRNMSSIIEIAARDELLRQAGHHPAREFVERLETATGSGVMREHRPPSGTLQRVAAPESSVPPPVGPRRPQ from the coding sequence ATGACTGTCTACGATCCCCCGGATACGGCGCTGTCGGTCGAGGTGCGGGATCTGCTGGACGACCCCAACCTGGGGCTGAACGTGCGCCTGCTAGCGGGAAGTGGAGGGCTGTCGCGGCGCATCTCCCATCCTCGTATCCAGAAGTCCGGGCTGGCCTTGGTCGGGCACATGCATGGCATCGTTCCCGAACGCGTGCAGGTGCTCGGCGAAACGGAAATCTCCTTCGCCCTGACCCAGCCGCCCGACGAGCAGCAACGCGCGGCCCGTGGCCTGTTCTCCATGGGCCTGAGCTGCGTGGTGGTCACCCGCGGCGTGGACCCACCACGTCCCTTCGTCGAGGAGGCGGACCGCACTGCGACGCCGCTGGTGGTCTGCGCCGAGCGGTCTTCTTCGGCGATCACCGCGATTCACACTCTGCTCGACGAGCGCCTGGCGCCGCGCTCGCGCATCCACGGGGTGCTGGTGGACGTGTTCGAGGTCGGCGTGTTGCTGCTGGGCAAGAGCGGCATCGGCAAGAGCGAGTGCGCCATGGAGCTGGTGATGCGAGGGCATCGCCTGGTCGCCGACGACGTCATCGAGTGTGACTACAAACCGCCCGGAATGATCTTCGGACAGCCAGCGGAGCTCTTGCGCCACCACATCGAGGTCCGCGGGCTCGGCATTCTCAACATCAAGGACTTGTACGGCGTCACCTCGATTCGCGAGCGCAAGCGCATCGATCTGATCATTCGACTGGAGCTGTTCAAGAAAGAAGGCCACTACGATCGCATCGGCCTCGACGAGCACCACACTGAGATCCTGGGAGTGCCCATTCGCGAGGTGGTGCTGCCGGTGCGCCCTGGCCGCAACATGAGCTCGATCATCGAGATTGCAGCGCGCGACGAGCTGCTACGCCAGGCCGGGCATCATCCGGCGCGCGAGTTCGTCGAGCGGCTTGAAACGGCCACAGGCAGCGGTGTGATGCGCGAGCACCGCCCCCCGAGTGGCACCCTGCAGCGCGTGGCTGCCCCCGAGAGCTCCGTGCCGCCTCCCGTAGGCCCGCGGAGGCCTCAATGA
- a CDS encoding HPr family phosphocarrier protein yields the protein MDSARGAFQVKNKLGLHARAATKLVQLACRFACEITVSRDGQAANAKSVMGVLLLCGSQGSMLEVEAEGSGAEEAVRQIGQLIDDRFGEAE from the coding sequence GTGGACTCGGCGAGGGGAGCCTTTCAAGTCAAAAACAAGCTGGGCCTTCACGCTCGGGCAGCGACCAAGCTGGTGCAGCTTGCCTGCAGGTTCGCTTGCGAGATCACCGTGAGCCGCGACGGTCAGGCAGCCAACGCCAAGAGCGTGATGGGAGTGCTGCTGCTGTGCGGCTCCCAGGGCTCGATGCTCGAGGTAGAGGCTGAGGGCAGTGGGGCCGAAGAGGCGGTCCGGCAGATCGGTCAGTTGATCGACGATCGCTTCGGAGAAGCGGAATGA
- the rapZ gene encoding RNase adapter RapZ produces MSGCEHLVVVTGMSGAGKSTALHALEDLGFFCVDNMPPPVAGATLVALGGAGVSRVAFGIDVRVRSFVDGIGQLLDSVGDVASKVDVLFLDAADASLLRRFSSTRRPHPLSTVSAGSNEAPAVLDGIMIEREKLAPLRARATHVVDTSRLSVHELRRRVLKQFGADVGGAPRMRLRIVSFGFKYGPPADADLVFDVRFLKNPYFEDDLRELTGKDEPVRRFVLGEKDSTELLWHVLSLLEFCIPRYEQEGKSYLTVAIGCTGGRHRSVALAETIAAQLRGKMGGSVDLAHRDVDRVTMDRESEPGGSQS; encoded by the coding sequence ATGAGCGGCTGCGAGCACCTGGTAGTCGTGACGGGCATGAGCGGCGCGGGCAAGTCCACGGCCCTACACGCGCTGGAAGACTTGGGCTTCTTTTGCGTCGACAACATGCCGCCGCCGGTGGCTGGGGCAACCCTGGTGGCTCTGGGCGGGGCAGGGGTGTCGCGCGTCGCCTTCGGCATCGACGTTCGGGTTCGCAGCTTCGTGGACGGCATCGGGCAGCTGCTGGATTCCGTGGGTGACGTGGCAAGCAAGGTGGACGTTCTTTTCTTGGACGCCGCCGACGCAAGCCTGCTTCGGCGCTTCTCCAGCACGCGCCGGCCGCACCCTCTGTCCACTGTGTCCGCGGGCTCCAACGAGGCGCCCGCCGTGCTCGATGGCATCATGATCGAGCGGGAAAAGCTCGCCCCGCTGCGCGCGCGGGCCACCCACGTGGTGGACACCTCGCGGCTGTCCGTGCACGAACTGCGCCGTCGCGTGCTCAAGCAGTTCGGTGCGGACGTGGGCGGCGCGCCGAGGATGCGGCTGCGCATCGTGTCCTTTGGATTCAAGTACGGTCCGCCCGCGGATGCCGATCTGGTGTTCGACGTGCGGTTCCTGAAGAACCCGTATTTCGAAGACGACCTCCGCGAGCTGACGGGGAAGGACGAGCCGGTGCGCCGCTTCGTGCTCGGAGAAAAAGACAGCACGGAACTCCTCTGGCACGTGCTGTCGCTGCTCGAGTTCTGCATCCCCCGCTACGAGCAGGAGGGAAAGAGCTATCTGACCGTGGCCATCGGCTGTACCGGGGGGCGCCACCGCTCCGTGGCCCTAGCCGAGACCATCGCGGCACAATTGCGTGGTAAGATGGGTGGCAGCGTGGACCTGGCGCATCGCGACGTCGATCGCGTTACCATGGATCGCGAGAGCGAGCCCGGAGGGAGTCAGAGCTAG
- the ptsP gene encoding phosphoenolpyruvate--protein phosphotransferase, which translates to MTDPSPPSSPVSDRPAVVLEGIAGSPGLSIGRAVVIDTRRPGVVRRHVGRAAAETELCRFDTAVVAAARGLREVAERLRQGAGVAESSILEAYVLMVQDPTLRQDVERRIVIDQQCAEWALDGAIHEMVDQLQGVDDPYLAERGHDFEFIGDRLLMALSGKTGTTTSPRLDAPGIIVARDLSPAETATFDRGHVLAMATEVGTRTSHTAILARALEIPATVGVRGLLDIVGNGDRLIVDGTRGRVVVSPTDEMVEKAMRRVQRRAVHVRDLLQARDAPTATRCGTRIDLLANIELPGEAEIAMDMGAAGVGLYRTEFLYVDRSEPPSEAEQYETYARVLSVMSPRPVTLRTFDIGGDKFVSAFQMPKDMNPALGLRAIRLALSQPEIFKVQLRAMIRASAHGDLRVMIPMIASYSELVQARELFEEARREVAAAGHEHAANIPLGIMVEVPSAALMADVLAESAEFFSIGTNDLVQYALAVDRTNRELASLATPFDPAILRLVRGVVLAAQARQRPVTVCGAMASDPLAAILLLGLGLRTLSLEASAIPKVKAAISRLDLAEAEAVTARALAARSAADVEGDVSKVFSERFADLLDDE; encoded by the coding sequence ATGACGGATCCGAGCCCCCCCAGCTCGCCAGTGTCGGACCGCCCCGCGGTCGTGCTCGAAGGCATCGCCGGTTCACCTGGGCTGAGCATCGGGCGGGCCGTCGTGATCGACACGCGACGGCCAGGTGTGGTGCGCCGTCACGTAGGGCGCGCTGCCGCCGAGACGGAGCTATGCCGCTTCGACACGGCGGTGGTCGCCGCTGCCCGCGGGCTGCGCGAGGTGGCGGAGCGCTTGCGCCAGGGCGCCGGGGTGGCGGAATCGTCGATTCTCGAGGCCTACGTGCTGATGGTGCAGGACCCCACGTTGCGGCAGGACGTGGAGCGCCGCATCGTCATCGATCAGCAGTGTGCGGAATGGGCCCTCGACGGTGCCATCCACGAAATGGTCGACCAGCTGCAGGGGGTGGACGACCCCTACTTGGCGGAACGCGGGCACGATTTCGAGTTCATCGGCGACCGTTTGCTGATGGCGCTCTCGGGCAAGACGGGCACGACGACTAGCCCACGTCTCGACGCCCCCGGCATCATCGTCGCTCGCGATCTGTCGCCGGCGGAGACGGCCACCTTCGATCGCGGTCACGTATTGGCGATGGCCACGGAGGTCGGCACGCGCACCAGCCACACCGCGATCTTGGCGCGCGCGCTGGAGATCCCGGCCACGGTCGGCGTGCGTGGTTTGCTCGATATCGTGGGCAACGGGGATCGATTGATCGTCGATGGCACACGTGGGCGCGTGGTGGTTTCGCCCACGGACGAGATGGTCGAGAAGGCCATGCGCCGCGTGCAACGACGCGCGGTGCACGTGCGCGACTTGCTGCAGGCTCGCGACGCCCCGACGGCAACGCGCTGCGGAACGCGAATCGATCTGCTGGCGAACATCGAGTTGCCCGGCGAGGCGGAAATTGCCATGGATATGGGCGCCGCCGGGGTGGGGCTGTACCGCACCGAGTTCCTGTACGTGGATCGCAGCGAGCCACCCTCGGAGGCAGAGCAGTACGAGACCTATGCGCGTGTGCTGTCCGTGATGAGCCCGCGCCCGGTGACTCTGCGCACCTTCGATATCGGCGGGGACAAGTTCGTCAGTGCGTTTCAGATGCCGAAGGACATGAACCCGGCGCTCGGCCTGCGTGCGATTCGCCTGGCGCTCTCCCAGCCAGAGATCTTCAAGGTCCAGCTTCGCGCGATGATCCGCGCATCCGCTCACGGGGACCTGCGCGTCATGATTCCCATGATCGCGTCCTATTCCGAGCTGGTGCAGGCCAGGGAGCTGTTCGAGGAAGCGCGGCGAGAGGTTGCGGCGGCCGGCCACGAGCACGCGGCCAACATTCCTTTGGGCATCATGGTCGAGGTGCCCTCGGCGGCGCTCATGGCCGACGTGCTCGCCGAGTCCGCGGAGTTCTTCAGCATCGGAACCAACGATCTGGTTCAGTATGCGCTTGCCGTAGACCGAACGAATCGCGAGCTCGCGAGTTTGGCAACCCCCTTCGATCCCGCCATCCTTCGACTCGTGCGCGGAGTCGTGCTGGCGGCCCAGGCGCGTCAGCGTCCCGTCACCGTCTGTGGTGCCATGGCCAGTGATCCCCTGGCGGCCATCCTGCTGCTCGGGCTCGGCCTCAGGACACTGAGCCTGGAAGCCTCGGCGATCCCCAAGGTGAAGGCAGCCATTTCTCGCCTCGATCTGGCGGAGGCCGAGGCCGTGACCGCGAGGGCTTTAGCGGCGCGATCCGCGGCGGACGTCGAAGGTGACGTTTCCAAGGTGTTCTCGGAGCGCTTCGCGGACTTGCTCGACGACGAGTGA